The proteins below come from a single Saccharopolyspora sp. SCSIO 74807 genomic window:
- a CDS encoding beta-N-acetylhexosaminidase: protein MNHFPIEFPRRAAMALFGGAVAAGALGAAPSARAAQGTRMQQVIPVPESVREAPGVRFELGPDSAIGADPAAAAVAEYLAGVLRPATGYALPTGERGDLVLRLDDAGLGQAGYRLEVTAETVTLRAGTPEGLFNGVQTLRQLLPPQIESAGPQPGPWPIPGGAIADRPRFGHRAAMLDVARHFFGVEQVKRYIDQIARYKINFLHLHLSDDQGWRIEIESWPRLTEHGGSTEVGGGPGGFYTQQDYAEIVRYAASRHITIVPEIDVPGHTNAALSSYAELNCDGVAPPLYTGIEVGFSSLCVDKDISYRFLDEVIGEIAALTPGPYLHIGGDEADATTDEQYRAFMRRALPIVRAHGKTVVGWHEYAKATPQNPAVVQYWGTDPADPEAAEVAAAAARGSKILMSPANRSYLDMKYDESTELGLSWAGYVEVADAYGWDPAAHLQGVGEESVLGVEAPIWTETLENSAQLEVMAFPRLPAIAELGWSPAATHDWESFRARLAAQAPRWEAAGIGFTRSPQVPWP, encoded by the coding sequence ATGAACCACTTCCCGATCGAGTTCCCGCGGCGTGCGGCGATGGCCCTGTTCGGCGGCGCCGTCGCGGCGGGCGCGCTGGGCGCCGCACCATCCGCACGTGCGGCGCAGGGAACTCGGATGCAGCAGGTGATCCCGGTGCCGGAGTCGGTGCGGGAGGCGCCGGGCGTGCGCTTCGAGCTGGGGCCGGACAGCGCGATCGGCGCGGACCCGGCGGCCGCAGCGGTCGCCGAGTACCTCGCGGGTGTGCTGCGCCCGGCGACCGGCTACGCCTTGCCGACCGGCGAACGGGGCGATCTCGTGCTGCGCCTCGATGACGCGGGGCTCGGCCAAGCCGGATACCGCCTCGAAGTCACCGCCGAAACCGTCACGTTGCGCGCGGGAACGCCCGAGGGGCTGTTCAACGGCGTGCAGACGCTGCGGCAGCTGCTGCCTCCGCAGATCGAGAGCGCGGGCCCGCAGCCCGGGCCGTGGCCGATCCCGGGCGGTGCGATCGCCGACCGGCCCCGGTTCGGCCACCGCGCGGCGATGCTCGACGTGGCGCGGCACTTCTTCGGCGTCGAGCAGGTCAAGCGCTACATCGACCAGATCGCGCGCTACAAGATCAACTTTCTGCACCTGCACCTGAGCGACGACCAGGGCTGGCGCATCGAGATCGAGTCCTGGCCGCGGCTGACCGAGCACGGCGGCAGCACCGAGGTCGGCGGCGGCCCCGGCGGCTTCTACACCCAGCAGGACTACGCCGAGATCGTGCGCTACGCCGCTTCGCGGCACATCACGATCGTCCCCGAGATCGACGTTCCGGGGCACACCAACGCCGCGTTGTCGTCCTACGCGGAGCTCAACTGCGACGGTGTGGCGCCGCCGCTCTACACCGGCATCGAGGTCGGGTTCAGCTCGCTGTGCGTGGACAAGGACATCTCGTACCGGTTCCTGGACGAGGTGATCGGCGAGATCGCCGCGCTCACGCCCGGCCCCTACCTGCACATCGGCGGTGACGAGGCGGATGCGACGACCGATGAGCAGTACCGGGCGTTCATGCGCCGCGCGCTGCCGATCGTGCGCGCGCACGGCAAGACCGTCGTCGGCTGGCACGAGTACGCCAAGGCGACACCGCAGAATCCGGCGGTGGTGCAGTACTGGGGAACCGATCCTGCCGACCCGGAGGCGGCCGAGGTCGCGGCCGCCGCCGCGCGCGGCAGCAAGATCCTCATGTCGCCCGCGAACAGGTCCTACCTGGACATGAAGTACGACGAGTCGACCGAACTCGGCCTGAGCTGGGCCGGCTACGTCGAGGTCGCCGACGCCTACGGCTGGGACCCGGCCGCGCACCTGCAGGGCGTCGGCGAGGAGTCCGTGCTCGGCGTGGAAGCGCCGATCTGGACCGAGACGCTGGAGAACTCCGCGCAACTGGAGGTGATGGCGTTCCCCCGGCTGCCCGCGATCGCCGAACTCGGCTGGTCCCCGGCCGCGACGCACGACTGGGAGTCGTTCCGGGCGCGGCTGGCCGCGCAAGCACCGCGCTGGGAGGCGGCGGGCATCGGGTTCACCCGCTCCCCGCAGGTCCCGTGGCCGTGA
- a CDS encoding MerR family transcriptional regulator, whose translation MADPALPDPALPDELVGYRGPAACQIAGITYRQLDYWARTKLVGPSIRSAAGSGSQRLYSFKDILVLKVVKRLLDTGVSLHNIRLAVEHLRGRGVRDLAKITLFSDGTTVYECTSAEEVVDLLQGGQGVFGIAVSGAMREITGTIHEFPAERADTADPEEPVDDELSRRRRDRQTG comes from the coding sequence ATGGCCGACCCCGCGTTGCCGGATCCCGCGCTGCCGGACGAACTCGTCGGCTACCGCGGACCCGCGGCCTGCCAGATCGCCGGAATCACCTACCGGCAGCTCGACTACTGGGCCAGGACCAAGCTGGTCGGCCCGTCCATCCGCAGCGCCGCCGGTTCGGGTTCGCAGCGGTTGTACTCGTTCAAGGACATCCTGGTGCTGAAGGTGGTCAAGCGGCTGCTGGACACCGGGGTCTCGTTGCACAACATCCGGCTGGCGGTGGAGCACCTGCGCGGCCGCGGGGTGCGCGACCTGGCGAAGATCACGTTGTTCAGCGACGGCACCACGGTCTACGAGTGCACCTCCGCGGAAGAGGTCGTCGACCTGCTGCAGGGCGGGCAGGGCGTGTTCGGCATCGCGGTCAGCGGTGCGATGCGGGAGATCACCGGCACCATCCACGAGTTCCCGGCGGAAAGAGCCGACACCGCCGACCCCGAAGAGCCCGTCGATGACGAGCTGTCCCGCAGGCGTCGGGACCGGCAAACGGGCTGA
- a CDS encoding aldehyde dehydrogenase family protein, whose protein sequence is MTRFAAPGTEGSVVEYKSRYDHFIGGEYVSPAKGGYFDNPTPVNGQVFTEIARGTADDVERAVDAAEGAAAAWGRTAPTERAGTLLAIADRMEQNLQKLAVAESWENGKPIRECLAADIPLAIDHFRYFAGALRAQEGSLSQIDENTVAYHFHEPLGVVGQIIPWNFPILMAVWKIAPALAGGNAIVLKPAEQTPASIHVLLEVIGDLLPPGVLNVVNGFGVEAGKPLASNSRIRKVAFTGETTTGRLILQYASENIIPVTVELGGKSPNIFFDDVAAQRDAFYDKAIEGFTMFALNQGEVCTCPSRALVQRGIYQDFIADAVARTETIKQGHPLDTETQVGAQASNDQLEKILAYIDIGKQEGAKIRTGGERVDLGGELSGGYYVQPTIFEGHNKQRIFQEEIFGPVVSVASFDDYDDALKTANDTLYGLGAGVWSRDGNTAYKAGRDIQAGRVWVNNYHAYPAHAAFGGYKQSGIGRETHKMMLDHYQQTKNLLVSYSDSAQGLF, encoded by the coding sequence ATGACCCGCTTCGCAGCGCCGGGCACCGAGGGATCGGTCGTCGAATACAAGTCGCGCTACGACCACTTCATCGGTGGCGAATACGTGTCCCCGGCCAAGGGTGGTTACTTCGACAACCCCACGCCGGTCAACGGGCAGGTCTTCACCGAGATCGCCCGCGGCACCGCGGACGACGTGGAACGAGCCGTGGACGCCGCCGAAGGCGCGGCCGCCGCGTGGGGCCGCACCGCACCCACCGAGCGAGCGGGGACGCTGCTGGCGATCGCCGACCGCATGGAGCAGAACCTGCAGAAGCTCGCGGTCGCCGAGAGCTGGGAGAACGGCAAGCCGATCCGGGAGTGCCTGGCCGCGGACATCCCGCTGGCGATCGACCACTTCCGCTACTTCGCGGGCGCGCTGCGCGCGCAGGAAGGGTCGCTCTCGCAGATCGACGAGAACACCGTCGCCTACCACTTCCACGAGCCGCTGGGCGTGGTCGGGCAGATCATCCCGTGGAACTTCCCGATCCTGATGGCGGTGTGGAAGATCGCCCCGGCGCTGGCGGGCGGCAACGCGATCGTGCTCAAGCCCGCCGAGCAGACGCCCGCATCGATCCACGTGCTGCTGGAGGTCATCGGGGACCTGCTGCCGCCGGGCGTGCTCAACGTGGTCAACGGTTTCGGCGTCGAAGCGGGCAAACCGCTGGCGTCGAACTCCCGCATCCGCAAGGTCGCCTTCACCGGCGAGACCACCACCGGGCGGCTGATCCTGCAGTACGCCAGCGAGAACATCATCCCGGTGACCGTGGAACTGGGCGGCAAGAGCCCGAACATCTTCTTCGACGACGTCGCCGCGCAGCGCGACGCCTTCTACGACAAGGCGATCGAGGGCTTCACGATGTTCGCGCTCAACCAGGGCGAGGTGTGCACCTGCCCGTCCCGGGCGCTGGTGCAGCGCGGCATCTACCAGGACTTCATCGCCGACGCGGTCGCGCGCACCGAGACCATCAAGCAGGGGCACCCGCTGGACACCGAAACCCAGGTGGGCGCGCAGGCCAGCAACGACCAGCTGGAGAAGATCCTCGCCTACATCGACATCGGCAAGCAGGAAGGCGCCAAGATCCGCACCGGCGGTGAGCGCGTCGACCTCGGCGGGGAGCTGTCCGGCGGCTACTACGTGCAGCCCACGATCTTCGAGGGGCACAACAAGCAGCGGATCTTCCAGGAGGAGATCTTCGGCCCGGTCGTGTCGGTGGCCTCGTTCGACGACTACGACGACGCGCTCAAGACCGCCAACGACACCCTCTACGGCCTCGGCGCGGGCGTGTGGTCGCGGGACGGCAACACCGCCTACAAGGCGGGCCGGGACATCCAGGCGGGCCGGGTGTGGGTGAACAACTACCACGCCTACCCGGCGCACGCGGCCTTCGGCGGCTACAAGCAGTCCGGCATCGGCCGCGAGACGCACAAGATGATGCTCGACCACTACCAGCAGACGAAGAACCTGCTGGTCAGCTACTCGGACAGCGCCCAAGGGCTGTTCTGA
- a CDS encoding DUF779 domain-containing protein: protein MDEPGRVAVTPEAAELIRRLRGEHGPVMFHQSGGCCDGSAPMCYPQGEFRTGVSDVHLGDLAVDDEDGAPNPVPVWMSGPQYEYWQHTHLTIDVVQGRGSGFSLEAPEGVRFLIRSRLFTDEEWAALGSR from the coding sequence ATGGACGAGCCCGGCCGAGTGGCCGTGACGCCGGAGGCGGCGGAGCTGATCCGCCGCCTCCGCGGCGAGCACGGCCCGGTGATGTTCCACCAGAGCGGCGGCTGCTGCGACGGCAGCGCACCGATGTGCTACCCGCAGGGCGAGTTCCGCACCGGGGTGTCCGACGTGCATCTCGGCGATCTGGCCGTGGACGACGAGGACGGCGCGCCGAATCCGGTCCCGGTGTGGATGTCCGGCCCGCAATACGAGTACTGGCAGCACACCCACCTGACCATCGACGTCGTGCAGGGGCGGGGCAGTGGTTTCTCCCTGGAGGCGCCCGAAGGCGTGCGCTTCCTGATCCGCTCGCGGCTGTTCACCGACGAGGAATGGGCCGCGCTGGGTTCGCGCTGA
- the gcvH gene encoding glycine cleavage system protein GcvH: MAPEGIKYTEDHEWVLRTGEDTVRVGITDYAQQQLGDVVFVQLPDAGEAVQAGGGIGEVESTKSVSDIYAPVAGEVVARNERLDEQPELVNSAPFGDGWMLEIKLADPAAPDALLGPEDYQAVIDQA, from the coding sequence GTGGCCCCGGAAGGGATCAAGTACACCGAAGACCACGAGTGGGTGCTGCGCACCGGCGAGGACACCGTCCGGGTCGGCATCACCGACTACGCCCAGCAGCAGCTCGGCGACGTGGTGTTCGTCCAGCTGCCCGATGCGGGCGAGGCGGTGCAGGCCGGTGGCGGCATCGGCGAGGTGGAGTCGACCAAGAGCGTCTCGGACATCTACGCCCCGGTCGCCGGCGAGGTCGTCGCCCGCAACGAGCGGCTCGACGAGCAGCCCGAGCTGGTCAACTCCGCGCCGTTCGGCGACGGCTGGATGCTCGAGATCAAGCTGGCCGACCCGGCGGCGCCGGACGCGCTGCTCGGCCCGGAGGACTACCAAGCCGTCATCGACCAGGCATGA
- the garA gene encoding glycogen accumulation regulator GarA: MSQNDGPGGVPPEQSPETTSVFRPFLSESESTESAAPEPAASGVDALPAGSALLVVKRGPNAGSRFLLDRETTSSGRHPDSDIFLDDVTVSRRHAEFRREGSDFVVVDVGSLNGTYVNREPVDTSVLANGDEVQIGKFRLVFLTGPIDGGQGR, translated from the coding sequence GTGAGCCAGAACGACGGGCCCGGCGGCGTTCCGCCGGAGCAGTCACCGGAGACCACCTCGGTCTTCAGGCCGTTCCTGTCGGAATCGGAGAGCACCGAGAGTGCGGCTCCGGAGCCTGCGGCCTCCGGAGTCGACGCGCTGCCCGCCGGGTCCGCCCTGCTGGTGGTCAAGCGCGGCCCGAACGCGGGGTCGCGATTCCTGCTCGACCGGGAGACCACCAGCTCGGGTCGGCACCCCGACAGCGACATATTCCTCGACGACGTCACCGTTTCCCGTCGCCACGCCGAGTTCCGGCGCGAGGGCAGCGACTTCGTCGTCGTGGACGTGGGCAGCTTGAACGGGACCTACGTCAACCGGGAACCGGTGGACACCTCGGTGCTGGCCAACGGCGACGAGGTGCAGATCGGCAAGTTCCGGCTGGTGTTCCTGACCGGGCCGATCGACGGCGGCCAGGGACGCTGA
- a CDS encoding CDP-alcohol phosphatidyltransferase family protein, which yields MAHIKEVAANVWDDPWLTWPNLLSVLRLAGVPLFLWLLLGPQQDLLALLVLVISGATDWLDGKLARWLNQYSRVGELLDPGADRLYIVATLIAFVLRDVIPWWAAVALIGRDVVLTLCLPVLRWHGFEPPEVHYLGKAATFCLMYAFPLLLLVQEDFAFEQVVRPLAYAFTGWGGVLYVWAGVLYLIQVFATVRLARSNRT from the coding sequence ATCGCGCACATCAAAGAGGTCGCCGCGAACGTCTGGGACGACCCCTGGCTGACCTGGCCGAACCTGCTCAGCGTGCTGCGCCTGGCCGGTGTCCCGCTGTTCCTCTGGCTGCTGCTGGGGCCGCAGCAGGACCTGCTTGCCCTGCTGGTGCTGGTGATCAGCGGGGCCACCGACTGGCTCGACGGCAAGCTCGCCCGCTGGCTGAACCAGTACAGCCGCGTCGGCGAGCTGCTCGACCCGGGTGCCGACCGGCTCTACATCGTCGCGACGCTGATCGCCTTCGTGCTCCGGGACGTGATCCCGTGGTGGGCCGCGGTGGCGCTGATCGGCCGCGACGTGGTGCTGACGCTGTGCTTGCCGGTGCTGCGCTGGCACGGGTTCGAGCCGCCCGAGGTGCACTACCTCGGCAAGGCCGCGACCTTCTGCCTGATGTACGCGTTCCCGCTGTTGCTGCTGGTGCAGGAGGACTTCGCGTTCGAGCAGGTCGTGCGCCCGCTGGCGTACGCCTTCACCGGCTGGGGCGGCGTGCTGTACGTGTGGGCCGGTGTGCTGTACCTGATCCAGGTCTTCGCGACCGTGCGGCTGGCCAGATCGAACCGGACCTGA
- a CDS encoding bifunctional nuclease family protein, which produces MSSEMRVVGVRVELPANQPILLLRETDGERYLPIWIGSVEATAIALEQQGVRPARPLTHDLLKDVIGALGRDLEQVRITDLQEGTFFAELIFDGDVRVSARPSDSVALALRVGVPIHADESVLDEAGLIIPDEQEDEVEKFREFLDSVSPEDFRGADT; this is translated from the coding sequence ATGAGCAGCGAGATGCGCGTCGTCGGCGTGCGAGTGGAACTACCAGCCAACCAGCCGATTCTGCTGCTGCGCGAAACCGACGGTGAGCGGTACTTGCCGATCTGGATCGGATCGGTGGAGGCCACCGCGATCGCGCTGGAGCAGCAGGGTGTGCGGCCGGCCAGACCCCTGACCCACGATCTGCTCAAGGACGTCATCGGCGCCCTCGGGCGGGATCTGGAGCAGGTGCGGATCACCGATCTGCAGGAGGGCACGTTCTTCGCCGAGCTGATCTTCGACGGGGACGTGCGGGTCTCGGCCCGCCCGAGCGACTCGGTCGCGCTGGCGCTGCGGGTCGGGGTGCCGATCCACGCCGACGAATCGGTGCTGGACGAAGCCGGGCTGATCATCCCGGACGAGCAGGAGGACGAGGTCGAGAAGTTCCGGGAGTTCCTGGACTCGGTCTCGCCGGAGGACTTCCGGGGCGCGGATACCTGA
- a CDS encoding propionyl-CoA synthetase, which yields MGAYADAHRRSLSDPDGFWLDAARGIEWDRAPERALADSGRWFADGVLNTCFNALDRHVRDGHGARTAVIWDSAMAGEQLSWSYQEMLDRVARFAGALRSRGVGKGDRVIIYLPMVPEALVAMLACARIGAVHSVVFGGFAPKELAARIDDAQPAVIVAASCGLEPNRVVEYKPIVDEALRMSEHRPAGGVVMLQRPQAPAELGPDDVDWDELVATAEPADCVPVAATDPLYVLYTSGTTGRPKGVVRDNGGHAVALHWSMGAIYDIGPGDVFWTASDVGWVVGHTYIVYAPLLAGATTVVYEGKPVGTPDAGAFWRVISEHRVKALFTAPTAFRAIKRVDPEARELDRYDISSLQTLFLAGERLDPETYQWAVDRLRIPVIDHWWQTETGWPICANLRGLEPMPVKPGSPTVPVPGFDVRVLDQSGQQAPAGTEGAICIKQPLPPGMLPTLWNDDARFHESYMSRYPGYYRTGDSGYIDEDGYVFVMGRTDDVINVAGHRLSTGSIEAVLAGNPAVAECAVIGVHDPLKGQVPRGFVVLKSGVEIDDETLRAELVAAVREQIGPVAAFRDVDVVDGLPKTRSGKILRKSMREIADTGDAKVPSTIEDPAVLDGLRGALRGRRE from the coding sequence ATGGGCGCCTACGCCGACGCGCACCGGCGCAGTCTGTCCGATCCGGACGGGTTCTGGCTCGATGCCGCCCGCGGCATCGAATGGGACCGGGCACCGGAGCGGGCGCTGGCGGATTCCGGGCGGTGGTTCGCCGACGGTGTGCTCAACACCTGCTTCAACGCGCTGGACCGGCACGTGCGGGACGGGCACGGCGCGCGGACCGCGGTGATCTGGGACTCCGCAATGGCCGGTGAGCAGCTCAGCTGGAGCTACCAGGAGATGCTGGACCGGGTCGCGCGGTTCGCGGGCGCGTTGCGCTCGCGCGGTGTCGGCAAGGGCGATCGGGTGATCATCTACCTGCCGATGGTCCCGGAAGCGCTGGTGGCGATGCTGGCCTGCGCGCGGATCGGGGCGGTGCACTCGGTGGTCTTCGGCGGATTCGCGCCCAAGGAGCTCGCCGCGCGCATCGACGATGCCCAGCCGGCGGTGATCGTGGCCGCCTCCTGCGGGCTCGAGCCGAATCGGGTGGTGGAGTACAAGCCGATCGTCGACGAGGCGCTGCGGATGTCCGAGCACCGGCCCGCGGGCGGTGTGGTGATGTTGCAGCGGCCGCAGGCCCCCGCCGAGCTCGGCCCGGACGACGTCGATTGGGACGAACTAGTCGCGACGGCCGAACCTGCCGACTGCGTGCCGGTCGCGGCGACCGATCCCCTCTACGTGCTCTACACCTCCGGCACCACCGGCCGCCCCAAGGGCGTCGTGCGGGACAACGGCGGGCACGCGGTGGCGCTGCACTGGTCGATGGGCGCGATCTACGACATCGGGCCCGGCGACGTGTTCTGGACGGCCTCCGACGTGGGCTGGGTCGTCGGGCACACCTACATCGTGTACGCGCCGCTGCTGGCCGGGGCGACCACGGTGGTCTACGAGGGCAAGCCGGTGGGCACGCCGGATGCCGGTGCGTTCTGGCGCGTGATCTCCGAGCACCGGGTGAAGGCGCTGTTCACCGCACCGACCGCGTTCCGCGCGATCAAGCGGGTCGATCCGGAGGCGCGGGAGCTCGACCGCTACGACATCTCCAGCCTGCAGACCCTTTTCCTGGCAGGCGAGCGGCTGGATCCCGAGACGTACCAGTGGGCCGTGGACCGGCTGCGGATTCCGGTGATCGACCACTGGTGGCAGACCGAGACGGGCTGGCCGATCTGCGCGAACCTGCGCGGGCTGGAGCCGATGCCGGTCAAGCCGGGTTCGCCGACCGTGCCGGTGCCCGGTTTCGACGTCCGGGTGCTGGACCAGTCCGGGCAGCAGGCACCGGCCGGTACCGAGGGCGCGATCTGCATCAAGCAGCCGCTGCCGCCGGGGATGCTGCCGACGTTGTGGAACGACGACGCGCGGTTCCACGAGTCGTACATGTCCCGCTACCCCGGCTACTACCGCACCGGCGACAGCGGCTACATCGACGAGGACGGCTACGTGTTCGTCATGGGGCGCACCGACGACGTGATCAACGTGGCCGGGCACCGGTTGTCGACGGGTTCGATCGAGGCGGTGCTGGCGGGGAACCCGGCGGTGGCCGAATGCGCGGTGATCGGGGTGCACGACCCGCTGAAGGGCCAGGTGCCGCGCGGATTCGTGGTGCTCAAGTCCGGCGTGGAGATCGACGACGAGACGCTGCGCGCGGAGCTGGTCGCCGCGGTGCGCGAGCAGATCGGGCCGGTGGCGGCGTTCCGCGACGTCGACGTGGTGGACGGGCTGCCGAAGACGCGCTCCGGCAAGATCCTGCGCAAGTCGATGCGCGAGATCGCCGACACCGGCGACGCGAAGGTTCCCTCGACGATCGAGGACCCGGCGGTGCTGGACGGCTTGCGCGGAGCGCTGCGCGGTCGGCGGGAGTGA